The Camelina sativa cultivar DH55 chromosome 14, Cs, whole genome shotgun sequence genome includes a window with the following:
- the LOC109128683 gene encoding uncharacterized protein At1g43920, Chloroplastic-like, whose translation MSCNSGQLCGEKKDRGCHGVPSKCHCSLDIVLYTSNTLANPGRPFFHCPNRGDDHLFKWVEEGVYEEVVDALPKFSIIGREIEDLKEMIEELKEDGMLIKRDTKKWNLMSSLCLVCLTFSVIAIVILLLKTKNQKFVLGY comes from the exons ATGAGTTGCAATTCTGGACAATTGTGTGGTGAAAAGAAAGACCGTGGATGCCATGGTGTTCCCTCAAAGTGTCATTGCAGCTTAGATATTGTTCTCTACACATCGAACACGCTAGCAAACCCAGGAAGACCTTTCTTTCACTGTCCAAACAGAGGAGAT gacCATTTGTTTAAATGGGTTGAAGAAGGTGTATATGAGGAGGTTGTAGATgctttaccaaaattttctatcattggcagagagattgaagatttgAAGGAAATGATCGAAGAACTGAAGGAAGATGGAATGTTGATCAAAAGAGACACTAAGAAATGGAATTTGATGAGTTCATTGTGTTTGGTGTGTCTTACTTTTAGTGTCATTGCCATTGTGATCCTTCttcttaaaaccaaaaaccagaaATTTGTTCTTGGTTACTAG